In Victivallis sp. Marseille-Q1083, the genomic stretch CATGGGAAGCGACGCCCGAACCGGGGGGTGCACCCTGGCCGTATCGCCCGAGGGGAACATCATTGGCGAATTCGGCAATTCAATCGGCACGTTTTCCTGCGAAATCGGCGATCCTCACCACAAATATATGCGCTCCAACAGCTACGGCGGTGCTTTGATTCCGAATGATCAATTTATCGAACAGGGCCGTACTCCCTGGTGTTACCGCCCCTGCGGCAGTATGGTGATCGAATCGGAATCCGTTTATCCCTATCCGCGGGTATGCGCCCATCGAGGATTTTCGACTGTCGCTCCGGAAAATTCCCTGCCGGCCTTCGGCGCCGCAATTTCGCTGGGGGCACCGGAAATCGAGCTCGATATTCAATTCTCCAAAGATGGAATTCCGGTTATTTGTCATGACGATGAGCTTTCCCGGGTTTCGGATGGTGATGGCCTGATAAAAGAAAAGAATATTGCCGAACTGCGGAAAATCGATTTCGGCCAAAAATTCAACTCCCGCTTTACCGGTTTGAAAATCGCCTTGTTCGAAGAATTTCTGGCCAAATTTTCCCGGCATGCAATTATCAATCTGCATTTGAAAACCACTGAAAAAGAAGGCGAGGAATATTCCCCGGTGCAGTTCCGCAAGATTCAGGAGCTTCTGGCCCGCTATGATGCTCTCCGGCATGTTTATTTGATGGGAGATCGGGGAGTCATGGCTTGTGGTTTGCGAATGGCTCCGGAAATTCCCCGGTGCATGGGGGCGTTTCCCGATCCCTGGCATATCGTGGAGCGGGCTGTTGAGTTGAAGTGTTCCAAGGTTCAGTTGTTCGCTCCGTATTATAATCAGAAGATGATCGACAATGCACATGCTCACGGCATTCGTTGCAATTTCTTCTGCTGCGACGATCCGGTTGAAGCCAAAAAATTATTTGCACAGGGAATCGATACGATTTTATCAAACGATTACTGGACTGTCGCCAGAGCACTCCAGGAATTCCAGATTGAGAACGTCGAAAAGTAATGTAGGCTTTTTGGCAATTGAAATTGTCGCTGTAAGCATTCGCTGTCCGGGAGCGGACGAGAATGGCCGGAGAAACAGCCGAATTTGAATCCGGCAGCGGCAATCGGCCTTGGGGGGTGGAGTTACTCTTCCGGTTCCAGCATCGGATCGTTGTGGGAATGAATCAAGGCCGGGTCGCCGGACATCATGCCGCGGCTGGTCGCCTGCACGAATTCGATGAAATGTGTCACTTCCGGCGTCAGCGGTTCCTTGCGGATTTCGGCAAAGGCGTTGCTGGAGTTCAGCCCGCGGAAAAAGTAAATTTTCAAGGCGCGCCGGATTGCCGCCCGCCCGGCGCTGTCGATGCCGGCCCGGCGCAGGCCGACGGTATTGGGCCCGCAGATGTAATTGTTCTCCGCCAGCATGGCGAACGGCGCGATGTCCTGGGTGACGATGGTCCGGCCGCCGAGCATTGCCAGCCGGCCGATGCGGCAGAACTGGTGGATCAGCACGTAGCCGCTCAGCACCGCGCCGTCTTCGATGACGACGTGACCGGAAACGGCGGTCTGGTTAGCGATGGTGACGTAATTGCCGATTCTGGCGTCATGCCCGAGATGAACGAAGGCCATCAGCAGGGTATGATCGCCGACGCTGGTCAGGCCGTTTTCAAACGGCGAACGGTGGATGGTGACGTATTCGCGGATCGTCGTGTCGGCGCCGATGCTGGTGTGCGACACGACGCCGGGCTGAAAACGGTGGTCTTGCGGTTCTTCTCCGACCAGGGCGCCGAAATAAATCCGGCAGCGCGGCCCGACGGTGGTGTAGCGGCTGATCTTGACATGGGCGTCGATATGGCAGTTGTCACCGATTTCGACGTCCGGTTCGATGACCGCATACGGTCCGATTTCGACGTGATCGCCGATTCGGGCGCCGGAGGCGATGACCGCGGTCGGATGAATGGCCATAAGTAAAAACTCCCGTCAGTTGATCAGGGTGCCGGCGCTCAAATCGCCGCGCAGGACTTTCTCCAGACTGTCCGGCTCGAAGAAGTCGAAAACGATCACCGCCAGGTCATTGTCGCGGCACAGTGAAAACGCCGTCGAATCCATGACCGCCAGTTGGCGGGCCAGCGCTT encodes the following:
- a CDS encoding glycerophosphodiester phosphodiesterase family protein, with the protein product MKLCAIQMPFAYQSEERAEYSVEFAIQELQKCDSSCDLILTPEYANAPASFPAGRCIPFAEAHTERLLTAAEESARRCHSIVAVNHVSEFKPGLFRNTTSVFDRNGHIVGRYYKQHLPRSEREVNRLDDSYTRSFRCPEIIEVDGLRLGFLICYDTYFSEYVAHLAYRHPDIVLVSSFQRAERPEIIRMQNQHLAFTCNSFVLRASVSMGSDARTGGCTLAVSPEGNIIGEFGNSIGTFSCEIGDPHHKYMRSNSYGGALIPNDQFIEQGRTPWCYRPCGSMVIESESVYPYPRVCAHRGFSTVAPENSLPAFGAAISLGAPEIELDIQFSKDGIPVICHDDELSRVSDGDGLIKEKNIAELRKIDFGQKFNSRFTGLKIALFEEFLAKFSRHAIINLHLKTTEKEGEEYSPVQFRKIQELLARYDALRHVYLMGDRGVMACGLRMAPEIPRCMGAFPDPWHIVERAVELKCSKVQLFAPYYNQKMIDNAHAHGIRCNFFCCDDPVEAKKLFAQGIDTILSNDYWTVARALQEFQIENVEK
- the lpxA gene encoding acyl-ACP--UDP-N-acetylglucosamine O-acyltransferase, which codes for MAIHPTAVIASGARIGDHVEIGPYAVIEPDVEIGDNCHIDAHVKISRYTTVGPRCRIYFGALVGEEPQDHRFQPGVVSHTSIGADTTIREYVTIHRSPFENGLTSVGDHTLLMAFVHLGHDARIGNYVTIANQTAVSGHVVIEDGAVLSGYVLIHQFCRIGRLAMLGGRTIVTQDIAPFAMLAENNYICGPNTVGLRRAGIDSAGRAAIRRALKIYFFRGLNSSNAFAEIRKEPLTPEVTHFIEFVQATSRGMMSGDPALIHSHNDPMLEPEE